From Nissabacter sp. SGAir0207, a single genomic window includes:
- a CDS encoding GDSL-type esterase/lipase family protein, protein MKQVAIGVGLLAAMGYSFALGKYAVFPYNYIYELKHTYFTKEQVQAERNPVYLFKRAMYSAFQGKGDYVMVGDSLTENARWDDIFPDYKIVNRGIAGDDTAGVLERIEDITSTGAKKAFIMLGTNDIDRGVSAEGIANNIILIADKLKAAGMEVVVESTLLSGKTLAQKNSVINDVNRRLVALCAEKQYHYVDINPAMTIDGLLNPEYSVDDTHVNYKGYKAWRTEIANLF, encoded by the coding sequence ATGAAGCAGGTCGCAATAGGGGTGGGGTTGCTAGCCGCAATGGGCTACAGCTTTGCGTTGGGGAAATATGCAGTCTTCCCCTATAACTACATTTACGAACTGAAGCACACGTATTTCACGAAAGAACAAGTACAAGCTGAGCGGAACCCTGTCTATCTGTTCAAACGAGCCATGTATAGCGCTTTCCAAGGTAAAGGCGACTATGTGATGGTCGGGGATAGCCTGACAGAAAATGCCCGATGGGATGATATCTTCCCGGATTATAAAATCGTCAATAGAGGTATTGCCGGCGATGACACGGCGGGCGTACTCGAGCGCATCGAAGATATCACCTCCACTGGGGCGAAAAAGGCCTTCATCATGCTGGGCACCAACGATATTGACCGTGGCGTGAGCGCTGAGGGGATCGCCAACAATATCATTCTGATCGCGGATAAGCTTAAAGCGGCAGGTATGGAAGTGGTGGTTGAATCTACGTTGCTGTCTGGCAAAACTCTGGCGCAGAAAAACAGCGTTATCAACGACGTAAACCGCCGACTGGTGGCACTCTGTGCTGAAAAGCAATATCACTATGTGGATATCAACCCGGCAATGACCATTGATGGCCTGCTAAACCCCGAATATTCGGTAGATGATACCCACGTCAACTACAAAGGCTATAAGGCCTGGCGCACCGAGATCGCTAACCTGTTCTGA
- a CDS encoding SPFH domain-containing protein codes for MKLKHFAIACIIGAAALLTGCERATVPAGYVGVKVDLYGTEKGVQQQEVGVGKYWLTWNEDIYQFPTFNQLHNYREPFTFQTSDSMDVKAKVGVEYFVDPTQVTKIFQKYRKGVDEITEINIRQNISDALINHSGKMDINSLAAGGKTELLEEVTKDLKAKLDPMGIRVVKLSWLSDLDYPQKVKESINAKIEATQRALLRENEIAQSKAEAQKAIEQARGEAEATTLRAKAEADAIALRGDALRKNPEVLQLEAINKWNGTLPQTLTSGAATPFLSLK; via the coding sequence ATGAAATTGAAACATTTTGCGATCGCCTGCATCATCGGTGCAGCGGCGCTCCTGACTGGCTGCGAGCGCGCTACCGTGCCAGCGGGCTATGTGGGCGTGAAGGTTGACCTATACGGTACTGAAAAGGGCGTCCAACAACAGGAAGTGGGTGTTGGTAAATACTGGCTGACCTGGAACGAAGATATTTACCAGTTCCCGACCTTCAACCAGCTGCATAACTACCGCGAACCCTTTACTTTCCAAACCTCTGACTCAATGGACGTGAAGGCAAAAGTAGGGGTGGAGTATTTTGTTGACCCAACGCAGGTGACCAAAATATTCCAAAAGTACCGTAAGGGTGTTGATGAGATCACCGAGATCAACATTCGCCAGAACATCAGCGATGCGCTGATCAACCACTCCGGCAAGATGGATATCAACTCCCTGGCAGCTGGTGGCAAAACTGAGCTGCTGGAGGAGGTCACTAAGGATCTGAAGGCCAAGTTAGACCCAATGGGTATCCGCGTCGTTAAGCTGTCCTGGCTTAGCGACCTGGACTATCCGCAAAAGGTCAAAGAGTCGATTAACGCCAAAATCGAAGCCACCCAGCGCGCGTTGTTGCGTGAAAATGAGATCGCCCAGTCCAAGGCTGAAGCCCAGAAAGCTATTGAGCAGGCGCGGGGAGAGGCTGAGGCTACCACGCTGCGCGCCAAAGCTGAGGCTGACGCAATCGCCTTGCGTGGTGATGCGCTGCGCAAAAACCCAGAAGTGCTGCAACTGGAGGCGATCAACAAGTGGAATGGCACCCTCCCACAAACCCTCACAAGTGGCGCGGCGACGCCGTTCCTGAGCCTGAAATAA
- a CDS encoding cytidylyltransferase domain-containing protein — protein sequence MVVPAEPCSAAGLFDPLAEVGGRSILSHTIQRAHESGASMVIVATECLDIARHVPQHGAMAVMVNGCVNDLERVAAAVTQLVDAKVIMASVITVSLPANEPLFPGCHIKQLVGDFDKRAADMATVAVQHVSDAQAADPGIVKTVTDKYGRALYFSRSSIPCMAGHQPNMPRSPAATGFARCRFSPAAPKLCGSTAHGA from the coding sequence GTGGTCGTCCCCGCGGAACCATGTTCTGCCGCAGGCCTGTTTGACCCCCTGGCTGAGGTAGGCGGAAGATCGATTCTGTCCCATACCATTCAGCGGGCGCATGAGTCAGGTGCATCAATGGTGATAGTGGCCACTGAGTGCCTGGACATTGCGCGCCACGTGCCACAGCACGGTGCCATGGCAGTAATGGTGAATGGTTGCGTGAATGACCTTGAGCGTGTCGCCGCCGCCGTGACGCAGCTGGTAGACGCTAAGGTGATCATGGCCAGCGTCATCACCGTGAGCTTGCCGGCCAATGAGCCGCTATTTCCGGGCTGCCACATCAAGCAGCTGGTGGGTGACTTCGACAAGCGCGCGGCAGACATGGCAACCGTTGCGGTGCAGCACGTGTCTGATGCCCAGGCCGCAGATCCTGGCATTGTGAAGACGGTGACTGATAAATATGGTCGTGCACTCTATTTCTCCCGTAGCAGCATTCCTTGCATGGCAGGGCATCAGCCAAACATGCCCCGGTCGCCGGCCGCTACAGGCTTCGCCAGGTGCAGGTTTTCGCCTGCCGCCCCCAAACTTTGCGGGAGTACAGCACATGGGGCATGA
- a CDS encoding helix-hairpin-helix domain-containing protein, translating to MKDDESSRYIELSIEGIRLLTAELAKIAEAEQDQQDAVLDELESKRTIAGLLQHQLNQAKEQIAEFQARCEGFDEELADSVASAVFQLEMMVESLKAEATQMKNQVQTKENMVATYVEREKRLSARLRELEQLQPEKLKAKKVQYQTEARELRATVKTLSQKLNESRIRETAMKSDVTLAMSQLEQCRSRNDELARHIERANGLYEAYRYETKSKDGSPVHFFLRREFTGMRVERNYAERPRYVNNLTFSLTIKTTIGISCDVKVNEWGRPHYYIIPLLRDIWPDDLYEELFTIYREELSEVNPLLVARLDWAKSVELDSVEGLRPAILTALKADGYNTLCDVVMHDVDELESIKGLGKKTALELHERCYALVDAWEREHGAVETRFEK from the coding sequence GTGAAGGATGATGAAAGCTCCCGCTATATTGAGCTGAGCATCGAGGGGATCCGCTTGCTGACTGCGGAGCTGGCTAAGATCGCTGAGGCAGAGCAAGACCAACAAGATGCTGTATTGGACGAGCTGGAGAGTAAAAGGACGATTGCCGGCCTTCTACAGCACCAGCTCAACCAGGCCAAGGAACAAATAGCCGAATTCCAGGCGCGCTGTGAGGGCTTTGATGAAGAGCTTGCCGACAGCGTGGCCAGTGCTGTTTTCCAGCTGGAGATGATGGTTGAAAGCCTGAAGGCCGAGGCCACCCAGATGAAAAACCAGGTGCAAACCAAAGAGAACATGGTGGCCACCTATGTCGAGCGGGAAAAACGGTTATCTGCACGTCTGCGTGAGCTGGAGCAATTGCAGCCAGAAAAGCTGAAGGCCAAAAAGGTGCAGTACCAGACCGAGGCGCGCGAGCTGCGGGCTACGGTCAAAACCCTGAGCCAGAAGTTGAACGAGTCCCGGATCCGTGAAACTGCCATGAAATCAGATGTGACCTTGGCCATGTCCCAGCTCGAACAGTGCCGTTCCCGCAATGACGAGCTGGCGCGCCATATTGAGCGCGCCAACGGCCTGTATGAGGCTTACCGCTACGAAACCAAGTCCAAAGACGGATCGCCGGTGCATTTCTTCTTGCGCCGTGAGTTTACCGGGATGCGAGTTGAACGGAATTACGCGGAGCGCCCGCGCTATGTCAATAACCTGACGTTCTCACTGACCATCAAGACCACCATTGGTATCAGCTGTGATGTGAAGGTCAATGAGTGGGGTCGCCCGCATTATTACATCATCCCGTTGCTGCGTGACATCTGGCCAGATGACCTCTATGAGGAGCTGTTTACCATCTACCGTGAGGAACTGAGCGAGGTGAACCCGCTGCTGGTGGCGCGCCTGGACTGGGCGAAGTCAGTCGAGCTGGATAGCGTAGAAGGGCTGCGCCCGGCCATCCTGACCGCGCTGAAAGCAGACGGCTACAACACGCTATGTGACGTGGTGATGCATGACGTGGACGAGCTGGAAAGCATCAAGGGTTTGGGCAAGAAAACCGCCCTGGAGCTGCATGAGCGCTGCTACGCCCTGGTTGATGCATGGGAGCGCGAACATGGCGCAGTGGAAACCCGTTTTGAGAAATAA
- a CDS encoding VRR-NUC domain-containing protein gives MFRITEDWLKANNRDASGKLVKGKKLKPKNELPDLTTRLKSPLAQLNALEDAFAVSVHEKALIQLGKKPDLLKGNYEHYDQVRIFDYMYRHHRDIYDLLHATPNGGLRSQKTANDLNAEGVKKGYPDVTLDAARGIYHGLRFELKYGTNKPSAEQLDWQVRLRAQGYVAEVVWGWEEAVALILRYWLLEPGQALPAAA, from the coding sequence ATGTTTCGCATTACTGAAGACTGGCTTAAGGCCAACAACCGAGACGCCAGCGGCAAGCTGGTCAAGGGCAAAAAGCTCAAGCCCAAGAATGAGCTGCCGGATTTGACGACAAGGCTCAAAAGCCCGCTGGCGCAGCTGAATGCGCTGGAGGATGCCTTTGCGGTCTCCGTACATGAAAAGGCGCTTATCCAGCTGGGAAAAAAGCCGGATCTGCTCAAAGGTAACTATGAGCATTATGACCAGGTGCGGATCTTTGACTACATGTACCGGCATCACCGGGACATATATGATTTGCTCCATGCCACGCCGAACGGCGGCCTGCGGTCGCAGAAAACCGCCAATGACTTGAATGCCGAGGGGGTGAAGAAGGGCTACCCCGATGTCACCTTGGACGCAGCGCGCGGCATCTACCATGGCCTGCGGTTTGAGCTGAAGTATGGCACTAACAAGCCCTCTGCTGAGCAACTGGATTGGCAGGTGCGGCTACGGGCACAAGGCTATGTGGCTGAGGTGGTGTGGGGCTGGGAAGAAGCGGTTGCTCTGATACTGCGCTATTGGCTCCTGGAGCCGGGGCAGGCACTGCCAGCCGCCGCCTAA
- a CDS encoding HigA family addiction module antitoxin — protein sequence MSVQHPGEVIQAAVEASGLTLRQVGEKVGISHATLSRLINKKAQLTAEAAVKLGGFCNETPLALLSIQNRYDLAQIMGDDAQI from the coding sequence ATGTCCGTGCAGCATCCTGGTGAGGTTATCCAGGCCGCAGTTGAGGCCAGCGGTCTGACGTTGCGTCAGGTTGGCGAGAAAGTGGGGATTAGCCACGCTACCTTATCAAGACTTATCAACAAAAAAGCCCAGCTCACTGCGGAAGCTGCTGTGAAGCTTGGGGGTTTTTGTAATGAGACGCCATTAGCATTACTCTCCATCCAAAATCGATATGACCTTGCCCAAATTATGGGGGACGACGCGCAAATATGA
- a CDS encoding peptide-binding protein gives MTTLKDTLKPEVSYLEACLPVALAGRSEEEYLMDYLKSMSQYLKDEPRYYRSMGAYWPALKALLVEQGLMPADSAIDSDVAAIYSYERPALTVVAASLYHRERLESGLLFSSIHQLKVPDEVDDSDYEYVSEDITLESKVKPKH, from the coding sequence ATGACCACATTGAAAGACACCTTGAAACCGGAAGTGAGCTACCTGGAAGCCTGTTTGCCGGTGGCGCTGGCCGGCCGCAGTGAAGAAGAGTACCTGATGGACTACCTTAAGAGTATGAGCCAGTACCTGAAGGATGAGCCGCGCTATTACCGCAGCATGGGGGCTTATTGGCCAGCACTGAAAGCATTGCTGGTAGAGCAGGGGCTGATGCCGGCTGACAGCGCGATTGATAGCGATGTAGCAGCGATTTATAGCTATGAGCGGCCGGCGCTCACGGTGGTAGCCGCGTCTCTCTATCACCGCGAACGGCTGGAGAGCGGGTTACTGTTTTCTTCCATCCACCAGCTGAAGGTGCCGGATGAGGTGGATGACAGTGACTACGAGTATGTGTCCGAAGACATCACACTTGAGAGCAAAGTTAAGCCTAAACATTAA